A genomic stretch from Pseudomonas sp. MUP55 includes:
- the rnr gene encoding ribonuclease R, whose protein sequence is MADWQSLDPEAAREAEKYENPIPSRELILAHLADRGSPASREQLVEEFGLTTEDQIEALRRRLRAMERDAQLIYTRRGTYAPVDKLDLILGRIAGHRDGFGFLIPDDGSDDLFMSPAQMRLVFDGDRALARVSGLDRRGRREGVIVEVVSRAHESIVGRYFEEGGIGFVVPDNPKVQQEVLITPGRNGAAKVGQFVEVKITHWPTARFQPQGDIVEVVGNYMAPGMEIDVALRTYDIPHVWPEAVLKEAAKLKPEVEDKDKEKRIDLRHLPFVTIDGEDARDFDDAVYCEAKPGKLRLFSGGWKLFVAIADVSSYVKIGSALDNEAQVRGNSVYFPERVIPMLPEQLSNGLCSLNPKVDRLAMVCEMTISKTGEMTDYQFYEAVIHSQARLTYNKVSTILETPKTSEAKALRTEYAGVVPHLKQLYSLYKVLLGARHTRGAIDFETQETRIVFGSERKIAAITPTTRNDAHKLIEECMLAANVATAEFLKKHEIPALYRVHDGPPPERLEKLRAFLGELGLSLHKGKDGPTPKDYQALLASIKDRPDYHVIQTVMLRSLSQAVYSADNQGHFGLNYEAYTHFTSPIRRYPDLLTHRAIRSVIHSKQNTPHVKRAGAMTIPKARIYPYDEAALEQLGEQCSMSERRADEATRDVVNWLKCEFMKDRVGESFPGVITAVTGFGLFVELTDIYVEGLVHVTALPGDYYHFDPVHHRLAGERTGRSFRLGDTVEVQVMRVDLDERKIDFGMPDKPAEPVGRKKRGAETPAPASKGKGSAAKATAVEAAPAKAGRRSSAKEKAPEAYRPSDAAAKNAELRKSRELKQQLLNEAKSGGKAASGGKSQGAEKPSSKPSKHRKGPPKAGSAPAKSGGSRKPKAKS, encoded by the coding sequence ATGGCCGATTGGCAGTCCCTCGATCCCGAGGCCGCTCGTGAAGCGGAAAAATATGAAAACCCTATTCCTAGCCGCGAACTGATCCTGGCGCACCTCGCCGATCGTGGTTCGCCTGCTAGCCGCGAGCAGCTGGTTGAAGAGTTCGGTCTGACCACCGAAGACCAGATCGAAGCCCTGCGCCGCCGTCTGCGTGCGATGGAGCGCGATGCTCAACTGATCTACACCCGCCGTGGCACTTACGCGCCGGTCGACAAGCTCGACCTGATCCTCGGCCGCATTGCCGGTCACCGGGATGGCTTCGGCTTCCTGATTCCGGATGACGGCAGCGACGACTTGTTCATGAGCCCGGCGCAAATGCGCCTGGTGTTCGACGGCGACCGCGCACTGGCGCGTGTTTCCGGTCTGGACCGTCGTGGTCGCCGTGAAGGCGTGATCGTCGAAGTGGTGTCCCGTGCCCACGAGTCCATCGTCGGTCGTTACTTCGAAGAAGGCGGCATTGGCTTCGTTGTGCCGGATAACCCGAAGGTCCAGCAGGAAGTGCTGATCACCCCGGGCCGCAATGGCGCCGCCAAGGTCGGCCAGTTCGTCGAGGTGAAAATCACCCACTGGCCAACGGCGCGTTTCCAGCCCCAGGGCGATATCGTTGAAGTGGTCGGCAACTACATGGCACCGGGCATGGAAATCGACGTTGCGCTGCGCACCTACGATATTCCTCACGTCTGGCCCGAGGCTGTGCTCAAGGAAGCCGCCAAGCTCAAGCCGGAAGTTGAAGACAAAGACAAAGAGAAGCGCATCGACCTGCGCCATCTGCCGTTCGTCACCATCGACGGCGAAGATGCCCGCGACTTTGACGATGCGGTCTACTGCGAAGCCAAGCCTGGCAAACTGCGCCTGTTCTCCGGCGGCTGGAAATTGTTCGTCGCGATTGCCGACGTGTCCAGCTACGTGAAGATCGGTTCGGCCCTGGATAACGAAGCCCAGGTGCGCGGCAACTCCGTGTACTTCCCTGAGCGCGTGATCCCGATGCTGCCCGAGCAGCTGTCCAACGGCCTGTGCTCCCTGAACCCGAAAGTCGACCGTTTGGCCATGGTGTGCGAGATGACCATCTCGAAAACCGGCGAAATGACCGACTACCAGTTCTACGAAGCGGTGATCCACTCCCAGGCGCGTCTGACCTACAACAAGGTCAGCACCATTCTAGAAACGCCGAAGACCAGCGAAGCCAAGGCGCTGCGTACCGAGTACGCCGGCGTGGTCCCGCACCTCAAGCAGCTGTACTCGCTGTACAAGGTATTGCTGGGCGCCCGTCATACCCGTGGCGCGATCGATTTTGAAACGCAGGAAACCCGGATTGTCTTCGGCTCCGAGCGCAAGATCGCCGCGATCACCCCGACAACGCGTAACGATGCGCACAAGCTGATCGAGGAATGCATGCTGGCGGCCAACGTGGCCACTGCTGAGTTCCTGAAAAAGCACGAGATTCCTGCGCTGTACCGGGTGCACGACGGCCCGCCGCCGGAGCGTCTGGAGAAACTGCGCGCGTTCCTCGGTGAGCTCGGCCTGTCCCTGCACAAAGGCAAGGACGGCCCAACGCCGAAGGATTACCAGGCCTTGCTGGCCAGCATCAAGGACCGTCCGGATTACCACGTGATCCAGACCGTCATGCTGCGCTCGCTGAGCCAGGCGGTGTACAGCGCCGATAACCAGGGCCACTTCGGCCTCAATTACGAAGCGTATACCCACTTCACCTCGCCGATCCGTCGTTACCCGGACTTGCTCACGCACCGCGCGATCCGCAGCGTGATCCATTCCAAGCAGAACACCCCGCACGTCAAGCGCGCCGGTGCCATGACCATTCCGAAGGCGCGGATCTATCCGTACGACGAAGCGGCCCTGGAGCAGTTGGGCGAACAGTGTTCCATGAGCGAGCGCCGCGCCGATGAAGCCACCCGTGACGTGGTCAATTGGCTCAAGTGCGAGTTCATGAAGGACCGCGTGGGCGAGTCGTTCCCTGGTGTGATCACCGCCGTGACCGGCTTCGGCCTGTTCGTCGAGCTGACCGACATCTACGTCGAGGGCCTGGTGCACGTCACCGCCTTGCCGGGCGACTACTACCACTTCGATCCTGTGCATCACCGCCTGGCGGGCGAGCGCACCGGGCGCAGTTTCCGTCTGGGTGACACCGTGGAAGTGCAGGTCATGCGCGTCGATCTCGACGAACGCAAGATCGACTTCGGCATGCCCGACAAGCCCGCTGAGCCGGTTGGCCGTAAAAAGCGTGGTGCTGAAACTCCAGCTCCAGCGAGCAAAGGCAAAGGGTCTGCAGCGAAAGCGACGGCCGTCGAGGCTGCGCCAGCCAAGGCCGGTCGTCGTTCCTCTGCCAAGGAAAAGGCTCCTGAGGCCTATCGCCCCAGCGATGCGGCGGCGAAGAATGCCGAGTTGCGCAAGAGCCGCGAGTTGAAGCAGCAGTTGCTCAACGAAGCCAAAAGCGGCGG